A genomic segment from Desulfuromonadales bacterium encodes:
- a CDS encoding SH3 domain-containing protein, with protein sequence MRYLLTLLLIISCAGMAVAEIVMVAGYSAELRNTPSETQSYIVLELPTYYPLSVQGSHGNYYQVRDYQGITGWIHKDQVNHNMSVVVEVEQAPVRQAPGPDQPVVFLARQGVTFKVLDERGSWLQVVHESGQGGWVYKSLTWGR encoded by the coding sequence ATGCGATACCTGCTGACCTTGTTGCTGATCATCAGTTGCGCGGGGATGGCCGTGGCCGAGATCGTAATGGTCGCGGGCTATAGCGCCGAATTGCGCAATACGCCCTCGGAAACCCAATCGTACATCGTGCTTGAGCTGCCGACATACTATCCCTTGTCGGTTCAGGGCAGCCATGGCAACTACTACCAGGTCAGGGACTATCAGGGAATAACCGGCTGGATCCACAAGGATCAGGTCAACCACAACATGTCCGTAGTGGTGGAAGTCGAACAGGCTCCCGTTCGCCAGGCCCCTGGACCTGACCAGCCGGTCGTTTTCCTCGCCCGCCAGGGAGTGACCTTCAAGGTTCTGGATGAGCGAGGCAGTTGGCTGCAAGTCGTCCACGAAAGCGGCCAGGGCGGCTGGGTTTACAAATCCCTCACCTGGGGCCGATAG
- a CDS encoding cupredoxin domain-containing protein, whose amino-acid sequence MKIVDSLVRNSLALVLAAVCLAALAAGCAVRPAAYLVPPGEVGVAIEASNFEFKPNLIQARAGDALVLKVKNVAGMGHNLTVLDPQGKSLASVDLPAGQTTEIPLPPLGAGTYPFHCDKPLHPSFGMKGEIRVGTP is encoded by the coding sequence ATGAAGATCGTCGATTCTCTGGTTCGGAACAGCCTCGCTCTCGTCCTGGCGGCAGTTTGCCTGGCTGCCCTGGCGGCGGGCTGCGCCGTGAGACCGGCCGCCTACCTGGTTCCTCCGGGGGAAGTCGGGGTGGCCATCGAAGCCAGCAATTTCGAATTCAAACCGAATCTCATCCAGGCCCGGGCGGGAGATGCCCTGGTGCTCAAGGTGAAAAACGTGGCGGGAATGGGGCACAACCTGACGGTCCTCGACCCGCAAGGGAAGAGTCTGGCCAGCGTCGATCTGCCCGCTGGCCAAACCACCGAGATCCCGCTGCCCCCCCTCGGAGCAGGGACCTACCCCTTCCACTGCGACAAGCCGCTCCATCCGTCTTTCGGGATGAAGGGAGAGATCAGGGTCGGCACGCCCTGA
- a CDS encoding tetratricopeptide repeat protein translates to MAELRKEQGNDSLQKLPTAELVRLGQDHLAAGRTGVARLHFAVALEREPSSTEALFGLGECLRRETETQGAVQIFTLVVKNDPDHVGAMLALARIYRSQGNYDLSLEWAGKALFKAPDAPEILTEMAVTSSHMGRDPMAEPMFRQVAELKPEQASSHNNLGFNYLLQGKHDKAIESFSRALAIEPRNRMLQNNLATAYFLNGEETRAKEIFIKTLGEAAAWNNLGYLYMTQGKWEKSEQALKKAVDLNPQLYMRARENLARLADLREKAGR, encoded by the coding sequence GTGGCAGAACTCAGGAAGGAGCAAGGCAACGATTCGCTGCAGAAGCTGCCTACGGCAGAACTTGTCCGACTCGGCCAGGATCATCTGGCGGCTGGCCGGACAGGCGTAGCTCGGTTGCATTTCGCCGTCGCCCTGGAGAGGGAGCCCTCGTCGACCGAGGCCCTGTTCGGTTTGGGTGAATGTCTGCGGCGCGAGACTGAGACGCAAGGGGCTGTCCAGATCTTCACCTTGGTGGTGAAAAACGACCCCGATCATGTCGGCGCCATGCTCGCCCTGGCAAGAATCTACCGCAGCCAGGGAAACTACGACCTCTCCCTAGAATGGGCCGGCAAGGCCCTCTTCAAGGCCCCTGATGCACCCGAGATCCTGACCGAGATGGCCGTCACCTCCAGTCACATGGGCCGCGACCCGATGGCTGAGCCGATGTTCCGCCAAGTAGCAGAGTTGAAACCGGAACAGGCGTCAAGTCACAACAATCTCGGCTTCAACTACCTGCTGCAGGGCAAGCACGACAAAGCGATCGAGTCCTTCAGCCGGGCCTTGGCCATCGAACCGCGCAACCGCATGCTTCAGAACAACCTGGCAACCGCTTACTTCCTGAACGGCGAGGAAACACGGGCCAAGGAAATTTTTATCAAGACCTTGGGTGAAGCTGCCGCCTGGAACAATTTGGGCTATCTGTACATGACGCAAGGAAAATGGGAGAAAAGCGAGCAGGCGTTGAAGAAGGCGGTTGACCTGAACCCGCAACTCTACATGCGGGCCAGGGAGAACCTGGCACGGCTTGCCGACCTGAGGGAAAAGGCAGGCCGCTAA
- a CDS encoding type II secretion system F family protein produces MDLLILTISITVFLFSASLVALAYLLWVGRFGEKRTIKNRLLYLSAGGGLGLERLTGYRNGLLKNANPVERFAFSLPRIQKLDRMLVKARVPLNATAFILLSLTLGGIGTLLGLWLLPIKFTAIVLGALFFFIPFLILRWAEKASDARFEEQLPAATDLMARALRAGHAFSSALEMVSQEMDEPIKSQFRAAVDEMKLGLTFSEALENLCNRVPSMDLRFFAVSVIIQKETGGNIAEILDRIGALIRERTQFRRNVKTLTAEGRLSGNILISIPIILFVYLYFINNDYIALLWTDPIGTYFISGAIVLQILGVYFIKRLVKIEI; encoded by the coding sequence ATGGACCTGCTGATCTTAACCATCTCGATTACTGTCTTTCTCTTCTCCGCTTCGCTCGTCGCCCTGGCCTACCTGCTGTGGGTCGGCCGGTTTGGCGAGAAGAGGACCATCAAAAATCGCCTTCTCTACCTTTCCGCCGGCGGCGGACTCGGCTTGGAGCGGCTCACTGGCTACCGCAACGGTCTGCTGAAAAATGCCAATCCCGTTGAACGCTTCGCCTTCTCCCTCCCGCGCATCCAAAAGCTTGACCGGATGCTGGTCAAGGCGAGGGTTCCTCTGAACGCCACCGCCTTCATCCTCCTCAGCCTGACGCTGGGCGGAATCGGTACGTTGCTCGGCCTCTGGCTGCTGCCCATCAAGTTTACGGCAATAGTGCTGGGCGCTCTGTTTTTCTTCATCCCCTTCCTGATCCTGAGGTGGGCAGAAAAAGCCTCCGACGCCAGGTTCGAGGAACAGCTTCCCGCGGCAACGGATCTGATGGCCCGGGCCTTGCGGGCCGGCCATGCCTTTTCTTCCGCCCTAGAGATGGTAAGCCAGGAGATGGACGAGCCGATCAAGTCCCAGTTCCGGGCCGCCGTCGACGAGATGAAACTCGGCCTGACCTTTAGCGAAGCCCTTGAAAACCTGTGCAATCGGGTCCCCAGCATGGATCTTCGGTTCTTTGCGGTCTCGGTCATCATCCAGAAGGAAACGGGAGGGAACATCGCCGAAATCCTGGACCGGATCGGCGCCCTGATCCGGGAACGGACCCAATTCAGGCGGAATGTCAAAACCCTCACTGCCGAAGGCAGGCTTTCCGGAAACATCCTGATCTCCATCCCGATTATCCTCTTTGTCTACCTCTACTTCATCAACAACGATTACATCGCCCTGCTCTGGACCGACCCGATCGGAACCTACTTTATCTCCGGTGCCATCGTGCTGCAGATCCTCGGCGTATATTTCATCAAGAGGCTCGTGAAAATAGAGATTTAG
- a CDS encoding FprA family A-type flavoprotein has translation MSEIVEIASGIHWVGAKHPELEVFDDLFPTHNGTTYNSYLVRGSVKTALIDTVKAPFTEAFLAKLEKLLPLEQIDAVVINHTEPDHSGALTALLQRNPNITVYISKAGENFLKQLINAPFKAHVVADGEELDLGGRTLRFVLAPYLHWPDTMFTYLVEDQILFPCDAFGAHYCATKLFDDEIADFSADFHLYFDCIMRPFKDKIRDALAKIKDLPLRMVCPSHGPILRSTFGHAINAYRQWSAPPPRGDKPRALMAVLSSHGNTRTMAAVIRQELEKQGVEVTEMALCGMRDDDYRNALEQADVLLIGTPTIQRDAPPQVWHALSMISSVTPKTRLAAVFGSFGWSGEAVKMVEQRLEGLKYKLAAESTSFRFTPTPENLESCRQFADQVANAVLCEE, from the coding sequence ATGTCCGAAATTGTTGAAATTGCATCCGGCATCCATTGGGTCGGGGCCAAGCACCCTGAACTGGAAGTGTTCGACGACCTTTTCCCGACCCACAACGGCACTACCTACAATTCCTATCTGGTCCGCGGCAGCGTCAAGACCGCCCTCATCGACACGGTAAAAGCCCCTTTCACCGAGGCGTTTCTGGCGAAACTCGAGAAGCTCCTTCCGCTGGAGCAGATCGATGCCGTCGTCATCAACCACACCGAGCCGGACCACTCCGGAGCGCTGACGGCGCTGCTGCAGAGGAATCCAAACATCACCGTCTATATCAGCAAGGCGGGAGAAAACTTCCTCAAGCAGCTGATCAATGCTCCCTTCAAGGCGCACGTGGTGGCGGACGGCGAGGAACTCGACCTGGGGGGGCGCACCCTGCGCTTCGTTCTCGCCCCCTACCTGCACTGGCCAGACACCATGTTCACCTACCTGGTCGAGGACCAGATTCTCTTCCCTTGTGACGCCTTCGGCGCCCACTATTGCGCGACCAAGCTCTTCGATGACGAGATCGCCGACTTTTCGGCCGACTTTCACCTCTACTTCGACTGCATCATGCGTCCCTTCAAGGACAAGATCCGCGATGCGCTGGCCAAGATCAAGGACCTGCCGCTGCGCATGGTCTGCCCCTCGCACGGACCGATTCTCCGTTCCACCTTCGGCCACGCGATCAACGCCTATCGGCAGTGGTCCGCGCCGCCGCCGCGGGGGGACAAACCGAGAGCCCTGATGGCGGTCCTCTCCTCCCATGGCAACACCCGGACGATGGCGGCGGTGATCCGCCAGGAGCTCGAAAAACAGGGGGTCGAGGTGACCGAGATGGCCCTGTGCGGCATGCGCGACGATGATTACCGCAATGCTCTGGAGCAGGCTGACGTGCTGTTGATCGGCACTCCGACGATCCAGCGCGACGCGCCGCCGCAGGTCTGGCACGCCCTGTCGATGATCTCCTCGGTGACGCCCAAAACACGGCTGGCTGCGGTCTTCGGCTCCTTCGGCTGGAGCGGCGAGGCGGTCAAGATGGTCGAGCAGCGCCTGGAGGGACTCAAATACAAGCTGGCCGCCGAGAGCACCTCCTTCCGTTTCACCCCGACGCCGGAAAACCTGGAGAGCTGCCGGCAGTTCGCCGACCAGGTGGCGAATGCGGTGCTCTGCGAAGAATAA
- a CDS encoding type II secretion system F family protein: MGTIKNYLYLFSGDLEYILILVLTFLAVVLLVGGLAYLLINRDRVGERLSKLLAQPKSDQLLQPKKARLVEKDPDGLAASISRSLHKLVLATPAGETSSIRLRLMQAGMRSKQAFANFLCLKIGGALLLSLFFLLSSLVLKITVERVGIMILLAVFGFFLPDIVLFLKIQKRKTALARAFPDALDLMVVCVEAGLGLDMTFKRVGEEIRSISKDLSDEFLLTNLEIRSGRPRDESFKNMSVRTGVPEIGQLMTMIIQTNRFGTSIGKALRVHSDSMRTKRRQTAEETAAKAAVKLLFPLVFFIFPALFVVILGPGVIQIIRILLPTLGGE, from the coding sequence ATGGGTACGATAAAAAACTATCTCTATCTTTTTTCAGGGGACCTGGAGTACATCCTGATCCTCGTCCTGACCTTTCTCGCGGTGGTCCTGCTGGTCGGCGGCCTTGCCTACCTCCTCATAAACCGCGACCGGGTCGGCGAGCGGCTCTCCAAGCTGCTGGCGCAGCCAAAATCCGATCAGCTGCTGCAGCCAAAAAAAGCCAGGCTGGTCGAAAAAGATCCGGACGGGCTCGCTGCCAGCATTTCCAGGTCATTACACAAACTCGTGCTGGCCACCCCGGCCGGCGAAACTTCCTCAATCCGCCTCAGGCTGATGCAGGCCGGGATGAGGTCGAAGCAGGCTTTCGCCAATTTTCTTTGCCTCAAGATCGGCGGCGCACTGCTTTTATCCCTGTTCTTCCTGCTGAGTTCGCTGGTTCTGAAGATCACCGTGGAGCGGGTTGGCATCATGATCCTGCTCGCCGTCTTCGGCTTCTTTCTTCCCGACATCGTTCTGTTTCTCAAAATCCAGAAACGCAAAACGGCCTTGGCCAGAGCCTTCCCCGACGCCCTCGATCTAATGGTCGTCTGTGTCGAGGCCGGCCTTGGGTTGGACATGACCTTCAAGCGGGTCGGCGAAGAAATCCGGTCGATCAGCAAAGATCTGAGCGACGAATTCCTGCTCACCAACCTGGAAATACGCTCCGGCCGGCCCCGTGACGAAAGCTTCAAAAACATGTCGGTCCGCACCGGCGTGCCGGAGATCGGCCAACTGATGACCATGATTATCCAGACCAACCGCTTTGGCACCAGCATCGGGAAGGCCCTACGGGTTCATTCAGACTCCATGCGGACCAAAAGACGCCAGACAGCCGAAGAAACGGCAGCCAAAGCGGCAGTCAAACTGCTGTTCCCTTTGGTGTTCTTCATTTTTCCGGCATTGTTTGTCGTTATCCTGGGTCCCGGCGTTATCCAGATCATAAGAATTCTTCTGCCCACCTTGGGCGGGGAGTAA
- a CDS encoding metallophosphoesterase — MTEQAEQTKRGGISRRTFLLGGAATVGGAVLTDALLLEPRLFQVQEVNLTVAKVAPGRELRIAHLSDMHIRTFNDYFREVAAAANALAPDLILLTGDYLERSRNVRGALDFLELLRAPNGVFAVQGNWEYWARVEGENLRRHFAGAGVSLLINERRDLDLQGIPTSVLGLDYPSSADSLVHLQQQSDPTRLNILLSHVPAFDHSLLPPGTDLILSGHTHGGQVRFPFLPPPILPRFSGTFYSGLFRVGTARTPLYVTRGIGTSVLPVRFLCRPEITLFRLHAA, encoded by the coding sequence ATGACGGAACAGGCGGAACAGACCAAGAGAGGCGGAATTTCGCGGCGGACTTTCCTCCTCGGCGGGGCAGCGACCGTCGGCGGCGCCGTCCTCACCGACGCCTTATTACTGGAACCGCGCCTTTTTCAGGTGCAGGAAGTCAATTTGACGGTAGCGAAGGTTGCCCCCGGCCGGGAGCTGCGCATCGCTCACCTCTCGGATATGCACATCCGCACCTTCAACGACTACTTTCGGGAGGTGGCGGCGGCGGCAAACGCCCTGGCCCCCGACCTCATCCTGCTCACCGGCGATTACCTGGAGCGCAGCCGCAACGTCCGCGGCGCTCTGGATTTTCTTGAACTGCTGCGGGCGCCCAACGGCGTCTTCGCCGTCCAGGGAAACTGGGAGTACTGGGCCAGGGTCGAAGGGGAAAATCTGCGGCGCCATTTTGCCGGCGCCGGCGTCAGCCTGCTCATCAACGAGCGCCGCGACCTCGATCTGCAGGGGATCCCGACTTCGGTGCTCGGCCTCGACTATCCGTCGTCGGCCGACAGTCTCGTCCACCTCCAGCAGCAGAGCGATCCGACACGATTGAACATCCTCCTGTCCCACGTGCCGGCCTTCGACCACAGCCTGCTGCCGCCCGGAACCGACCTGATTCTCAGCGGCCACACGCACGGCGGCCAGGTCCGCTTCCCCTTTCTGCCGCCGCCGATTCTGCCGCGTTTCTCCGGAACCTTTTATTCCGGTCTCTTCCGGGTGGGGACAGCGCGCACCCCTCTCTACGTCACCCGGGGAATCGGCACCAGCGTTTTGCCGGTGCGCTTTCTCTGCCGCCCCGAAATCACCCTGTTCAGGCTGCACGCAGCCTGA
- the aroF gene encoding 3-deoxy-7-phosphoheptulonate synthase, whose translation MLIVMHHSATPQQIRAVQAAVEAMGLRAEPIPGSERTAIGVLGNQGYVDDATIRELPGVREVIHVSKPYKLVSRDFHPAPTVVDAAGVLVGDGQTPVVIAGPCSIENEEQMLVAARQVKAAGARILRGGAFKPRTGPHSFQGLGIEGLKYLRAAGDAAGLPVITEVMRIEQLDAVCRYADILQIGARNMQNFDLLKEVGKLDHPVLLKRGMSATIEEFLAAAEYILAEGNGRVILCERGIRTFERATRNTLDLSVVPLIRELSHLPIIVDPSHATGKRALVPVMAKAALVAGAHGVMIEVHPEPEKALCDGAQSLNGEGFAVLMGEIRDLLKYLGY comes from the coding sequence ATGCTCATCGTCATGCATCACAGTGCCACCCCACAGCAGATTCGCGCCGTACAGGCAGCGGTCGAGGCCATGGGCCTGCGGGCCGAACCGATTCCCGGCAGCGAGCGGACCGCCATCGGTGTGCTCGGCAACCAGGGCTACGTCGACGACGCCACCATTCGCGAACTCCCGGGCGTGCGCGAGGTCATTCATGTCAGCAAGCCCTACAAGCTGGTTTCGCGCGATTTTCACCCGGCGCCGACAGTCGTCGATGCCGCCGGCGTGCTGGTGGGTGACGGCCAGACGCCGGTGGTGATCGCCGGTCCCTGCTCGATCGAGAACGAGGAGCAGATGCTCGTCGCGGCGCGGCAGGTGAAGGCGGCCGGCGCCCGCATCCTGCGCGGCGGCGCTTTCAAGCCGCGTACCGGTCCGCACTCCTTCCAGGGGCTGGGGATCGAGGGGCTCAAGTACCTGCGGGCGGCCGGCGATGCGGCGGGGCTGCCGGTCATCACCGAGGTGATGCGCATCGAGCAACTGGATGCGGTCTGCCGCTACGCCGACATTCTGCAGATCGGTGCCCGCAACATGCAGAACTTCGACCTGCTCAAAGAGGTCGGCAAGCTGGACCATCCGGTGCTGCTCAAGCGCGGCATGAGCGCCACCATCGAGGAGTTCCTCGCCGCCGCCGAGTACATCCTCGCCGAAGGCAACGGCCGGGTAATCCTCTGCGAGCGGGGGATCCGCACCTTCGAGCGGGCCACCCGCAACACCCTCGACCTCTCGGTGGTGCCGTTGATCCGCGAGCTCTCCCACCTGCCGATCATCGTCGATCCCAGCCACGCCACCGGCAAGCGGGCCCTGGTGCCGGTCATGGCCAAGGCGGCCCTGGTGGCCGGCGCGCATGGCGTGATGATCGAGGTCCATCCCGAACCGGAGAAGGCACTTTGCGACGGTGCCCAGAGTCTCAACGGCGAGGGTTTTGCGGTGCTGATGGGGGAGATTCGGGATCTGCTGAAATATCTGGGGTACTAG
- a CDS encoding c-type cytochrome, producing the protein MNMTRTMKLAATAALSLTLAAPALAADDARARELINSLGCKGCHQLAGEGGTLAPAFEGMGTRLKEKDIREQLVNPKGKNPKTMMPTFAHLPEKDLKVLVDYLKSLK; encoded by the coding sequence ATGAACATGACCAGAACGATGAAGTTGGCGGCGACAGCCGCCCTGAGCCTCACCCTGGCGGCACCTGCCCTGGCGGCCGACGATGCACGCGCCCGGGAACTGATCAATTCCCTGGGGTGCAAGGGTTGCCACCAGCTCGCCGGTGAAGGCGGCACCCTCGCTCCCGCCTTCGAAGGCATGGGCACGCGGCTGAAAGAAAAGGACATCCGCGAGCAGTTGGTCAACCCCAAGGGGAAAAACCCCAAGACCATGATGCCCACCTTCGCCCACCTGCCCGAGAAGGATCTCAAGGTTCTGGTGGATTATCTCAAGAGCCTGAAATAG
- the priA gene encoding primosomal protein N' has product MSTSLIATVAVAAPLDKALSYLVPEALREPARIGVRLRVPLGRRSAVGYLLGLTEGKPAGLKAVQAVLDEVPLFPPEMVPFFTRAADYYAHPIGEVIRTALPAGLSGRGGEVSIRREPYYTPAAVAGEPGGARQRELFAFLRERNGAPLSELRRVFSAPHASLHRLVTQGYLIEAEVEVHRDPFLDAPVPADCPVTPSAEQAAALAAIGAALDSGSFSPLLLHGVTGSGKTEVYLRAIENALERGRTALVLVPEIALTPQLVGRFRARFAGRGGQIAVLHSGLSEGERYDAWRAIARGEAAIVIGARSALFAPLPAPGIIVVDEEHESSYKQAEGFRYHARDLALLRGQMAGGVVLLGSATPAVTTYHRARSGQLRYLPLAGRVEGRPLPAVELVDLREARPEGDGSLSPPLAAALEETLARGEQALLLLNRRGFAPFLLCADCGATFRCPNCAITLTFHRGRRQLRCHYCDHIETPPEFCPVCRGSAVEPQGAGTERLEEELATRFPAARIARMDRDTTARKGAHQGLVERMLREEIDVLVGTQMVAKGHDFPRVTLVGVVGADSSLNLPDFRSAERTFALLSQVAGRAGRGERPGRVLIQTWSPDHYALICAAGHDYEGFYEQEITGRQALGYPPFGYLVNLVLAGNEEPKVQRAAAALADGLQRAAGTVEVLGPAPCPLARLRGKSRVQILLKAPERLPLRRLLARLPELRKKIPSGVSLVVDVDPVDML; this is encoded by the coding sequence GTGTCCACATCTCTGATCGCCACCGTCGCCGTCGCCGCCCCCCTCGACAAGGCCCTCTCCTACCTCGTCCCCGAAGCATTGCGGGAGCCGGCCCGGATCGGGGTGCGCCTGCGGGTGCCGCTGGGACGGCGCAGCGCGGTCGGTTACCTGCTCGGGCTGACCGAGGGGAAACCGGCGGGACTCAAGGCGGTGCAGGCGGTGCTGGACGAGGTGCCGCTCTTCCCACCGGAGATGGTCCCCTTTTTCACCCGTGCCGCCGACTATTACGCACATCCAATTGGTGAGGTCATTCGCACCGCCCTGCCTGCCGGCCTCTCCGGCCGGGGGGGGGAGGTCTCGATCCGCCGCGAACCGTACTACACCCCGGCGGCTGTGGCGGGGGAGCCAGGCGGTGCCCGTCAGCGCGAACTTTTCGCCTTCCTCCGCGAGCGGAACGGCGCCCCCCTCTCCGAGCTGCGCCGGGTGTTCTCCGCCCCGCATGCCTCTTTGCATCGTCTGGTGACGCAGGGTTACCTGATCGAGGCGGAGGTGGAAGTGCATCGTGACCCCTTTCTCGACGCCCCGGTTCCCGCGGACTGTCCGGTGACGCCCTCTGCCGAACAGGCGGCGGCGCTGGCGGCCATTGGGGCGGCTCTTGATTCCGGCTCCTTCTCCCCTCTGCTGCTGCACGGTGTCACCGGCAGCGGCAAGACCGAGGTCTACCTGCGCGCCATCGAAAATGCCCTGGAGAGGGGACGCACCGCCCTCGTGCTGGTTCCCGAGATCGCTCTGACGCCGCAGCTGGTCGGGCGCTTTCGGGCCCGCTTCGCCGGGCGCGGGGGGCAGATTGCCGTCCTGCACTCCGGGCTCTCCGAAGGGGAGCGCTACGACGCCTGGCGGGCCATCGCCCGGGGCGAGGCCGCCATCGTCATCGGTGCCCGCTCGGCGCTCTTCGCTCCGCTGCCGGCTCCCGGCATCATCGTTGTCGACGAAGAACATGAGTCAAGCTACAAGCAGGCCGAAGGATTCCGCTACCACGCCCGCGACCTCGCCCTGCTGCGCGGCCAGATGGCCGGTGGGGTGGTCCTGCTGGGGAGCGCCACGCCGGCGGTGACCACCTATCACCGTGCCCGCAGCGGTCAGCTTCGTTACCTGCCGCTCGCCGGCCGGGTCGAGGGGCGGCCGCTTCCCGCGGTAGAACTGGTCGACCTGCGCGAAGCGCGCCCGGAGGGGGACGGCAGTCTTTCGCCGCCGCTGGCCGCGGCGCTCGAAGAAACCCTGGCGCGGGGGGAACAGGCGCTGCTGCTGCTCAATCGCCGCGGCTTCGCCCCGTTTCTCCTCTGCGCCGACTGCGGCGCCACCTTTCGCTGCCCCAACTGCGCCATCACCCTGACCTTCCACCGGGGGCGCCGCCAGTTGCGCTGCCACTACTGCGACCATATCGAGACGCCGCCCGAGTTCTGCCCCGTCTGCCGGGGGAGCGCCGTCGAGCCACAGGGGGCGGGCACCGAGCGCCTCGAGGAAGAACTGGCCACCCGGTTCCCCGCCGCCCGAATCGCCCGCATGGACCGCGACACCACCGCTCGCAAGGGAGCCCACCAGGGTCTGGTCGAGCGCATGCTGCGCGAGGAGATCGACGTCCTGGTCGGCACCCAGATGGTCGCCAAGGGGCACGACTTCCCCCGGGTGACCCTGGTCGGCGTGGTCGGTGCCGACAGCAGTCTCAACCTCCCCGATTTCCGCAGCGCCGAGCGTACCTTCGCCCTCCTCTCCCAGGTGGCGGGGCGGGCCGGGCGCGGCGAGCGCCCCGGACGGGTGCTGATCCAGACCTGGTCCCCCGACCACTATGCCCTGATCTGCGCCGCCGGTCACGACTACGAGGGGTTCTACGAGCAGGAGATCACCGGTCGCCAGGCGCTCGGCTACCCTCCCTTCGGCTATCTGGTCAACCTGGTTCTCGCCGGCAACGAAGAGCCAAAGGTGCAGCGGGCTGCGGCGGCCCTGGCCGACGGGCTGCAGCGTGCCGCCGGGACGGTCGAAGTGCTCGGCCCCGCTCCCTGCCCGCTGGCCCGCCTGCGCGGCAAGAGCAGGGTGCAGATCCTGCTCAAGGCACCCGAGCGTCTGCCGTTGAGGCGGCTGCTCGCCCGGCTGCCGGAGCTGCGGAAGAAAATCCCCTCCGGGGTCTCTCTGGTGGTCGATGTCGATCCGGTGGACATGCTGTAG